In Malus sylvestris chromosome 16, drMalSylv7.2, whole genome shotgun sequence, the following are encoded in one genomic region:
- the LOC126607490 gene encoding uncharacterized protein LOC126607490 isoform X3 translates to MANFNGVVDGDQQWLLNCLSATLDPSHEVRSFAEASLNQASVQPGFGTALSKVAANRELPLGLRQLAAVLLKLFIKKHWHEGEEAFEHPAVSSDEKVVVRRLLLLSLDDSHRKICTAVSMAVASIAAYDWPEDWPDLLPYLLKLISDHNNMNGVHGALRCLALLSVDLDDTVVPTLVPALFPCLLKIVSSPQVYAKYFRTKSLSIVYSCISMLGVMSGVYKTETSALIMPMIKPWMDQFSTILNHPVQSEDPDDWSIRTEVLKCLNQFVQNFPSLIESEFMIIVGPLWQTFMSSLGVYVRSSIEGTEDPYDDRYDSDGAEKSLDSFVIQLFEFLLTIVGSAKLITVIMNNVKELTYNTIGFLQITEQQVHTWSMDANQFVADEDDVTYSCRVSGALLLEEVVNSCGTEGICAIIDAAKRCFSESQREKDVGSAIWWRIREAALFALSSLSDQLLEAEESELTRVGLGNLLEQVITEDSGLDVHQYPFLYSRIFSSVAKFSSVISHGVLEHFLFAAIKAIGMDVPPPVKVGACRALSELLPEMNKGIIQPHLMSLFSSLSELLTQASDETLHLVLETLQEAIKAGYELSVSIEPVISPVVLNMWASHISDPFISIDAIEVLEALKNAPGCIRPLVSRVLPCVWPVINQPQQQPDGLVAGSVDLVTMLLKNAPTDVVKTVYDACFDAVIQIVLQSDDHSEMQNATECLAAFISGGRQDVLAWGGDSGNTVRRLLDAASRLLDPNLESSGSLFVGSYILQLILHLPSQMAPHIRDLVAALLRRMRSAKIAGLRSSLLLIFARLVHLSAPNVGQFIDLLVTIPADGYDNSFVYLMSEWTKQQGEIQGAYQIKVTTTALALLLSSRHAELAKINVQGHLVQSAGITTRSKAKLTPDQWTVVPLPAKIMALLADALVEIQEQGAGDNEQDSDWEEVEAEDGELDKDLMYSAGVTSFGRPSHEHLEAIAKTFDKDEEDSYEDDQLSAADPLNKINLANYLAEFFVNFSQSERQMFDHLFQNLTQDQRNAIQAIRTHGG, encoded by the exons ATGGCGAATTTCAATGGTGTTGTCGACGGGGATCAGCAATGGCTGCTCAATTGCTTGTCTGCTACTCTCGACCCTAGCCACGAGGTTCGCTCGTTCGCCGAAGCTTCGCTTAATCAGGCTTCTGTGCAACCAG gttttggaacTGCGTTATCCAAGGTTGCTGCAAACAGGGAGCTCCCGTTAGGATTGCGCCAG CTAGCTGCTGTCCTTCTTAAACTGTTTATTAAGAAACACTGGCATGAGGGAGAGGAAGCATTTGAACATCCTGCTGTTTCAAGTGACGAGAAG GTAGTTGTACGCAGACTTCTGTTGTTGTCATTGGATGACTCTCATAGGAAAATTTGTACAGCAGTTAGTATGGCTGTTGCATCTATAGCAGCTTATGATTGGCCGGAGGATTGGCCTGACTTATTACCGTACCTGCTGAAGTTGATTAGTGATCATAATAATATGAATGGAG TACATGGTGCTCTAAGATGCTTGGCTCTTCTCTCTGTTGACTTGGATGATACAGTGGTTCCGACATTAGTACCAGCCTTGTTCCCATGCTTGCTTAAAATTGTATCATCTCCTCAG GTGTATGCCAAATATTTTCGCACAAAATCCCTTTCAATTGTTTATTCTTGTATCTCCATGTTAGGGGTGATGAGTGGTGTATATAAG ACGGAGACCAGTGCATTAATAATGCCAATGATTAAGCCATGGATGGATCAATTCTCTACAATCCTAAATCATCCGGTGCAGTCTGAAGATCCTGATGATTGGAGCATAAGAACAGAG GTATTGAAGTGCTTGAATCAGTTTGTTCAAAATTTTCCTAGCCTTATTGAAAGTGAATTTATGA TTATTGTAGGGCCTTTGTGGCAAACTTTTATGAGTTCTCTTGGAGTATATGTGCGGTCATCTATTGAAGGTACAGAAGATCCATATGATGATAGATATGACTCTGATGGTGCTGAGAAAAGCCTTGACTCCTTTGTCATCCAG TTATTTGAGTTTCTGTTGACCATTGTGGGTAGTGCGAAACTGATAACG GTCATTATGAATAATGTCAAAGAGTTGACGTACAACACCATCGGTTTTCTCCAAATAACAGAACAACAG GTTCATACTTGGTCAATGGATGCCAACCAATTTGTAGCTGATGAGGATGATGTTACCTATAGCTGTCGTGTTTCTG GTGCACTTTTGCTTGAAGAAGTGGTGAATTCATGCGGTACTGAAGGAATCTGTGCCATCATTGATGCTGCAAAAAGATGTTTTAGTGAGTCTCAAAGGGAAAAGGATGTTGGTTCTGCAATTTGGTGGAGA ATAAGGGAGGCTGCTCTTTTCGCTTTGTCTTCTCTATCAGACCAGTTGCTTGAAGCAGAG gaGTCCGAACTTACAAGAGTTGGCTTAGGAAACCTTCTGGAGCAAGTAATCACTGAAGACAGTGGATTAG ATGTGCATCAATATCCCTTTCTTTATTCTCGTATCTTTTCATCAGTCGCTAAATTCTCCTCCGTG ATCAGCCATGGAGTCCTTGAGCACTTTCTCTTTGCTGCTATCAAAGCAATTGGCATGGATGT GCCGCCACCTGTCAAAGTAGGTGCCTGCAGGGCACTCTCCGAGCTCTTACCTGAAATGAACAAAGGAATAATTCAACCGCATTTGATGAGTTTGTTTTCATCACTTTCAGAACTTCTTACTCAG GCCTCCGATGAAACCTTGCACCTGGTACTCGAAACACTGCAAGAGGCAATTAAGGCAG GTTACGAATTATCAGTATCCATTGAGCCTGTAATCTCTCCTGTGGTCCTCAACATGTGGGCATCACATATTTCCGATCCTTTTATCAGTATTGATGCAATTGAGGTTCTGGAG GCACTCAAAAACGCTCCTGGTTGTATTCGTCCACTGGTTTCTCGAGTTTTACCATGTGTTTGGCCAGTTATTAATCAA CCACAACAACAGCCTGATGGATTAGTCGCTGGATCAGTGGATCTGGTAACAATGTTATTGAAA AATGCTCCTACTGATGTGGTAAAAACAGTATATGATGCTTGTTTTGATGCTGTTATACAAATAGTCCTTCAAAGTGATGATCACAGTGAAATGCAG AATGCTACGGAATGTTTAGCTGCCTTTATATCTGGTGGAAGACAAGATGTGCTAGCTTGGGGTGGTGATTCTGGAAATACAGTTAGAAGATTGCTTGATGCAGCTTCAAG GCTTCTGGACCCTAATTTGGAAAGCTCGGGTTCTCTTTTTGTTGGGAGCTACATTCTACAACTCATATTGCATTTGCCGTCACAAATGGCACCCCATATTCGAGACCTAGTTGCTGCTCTTCTTAGGCGCATGCGATCTGCTAAAATTGCAGGATTGAGAAGCTCACTGCTACTCATTTTCGCTCGGTTG GTTCACTTGAGTGCTCCAAATGTTGGACAGTTTATTGATCTGCTGGTCACCATTCCAGCTGACGGCTATGATAACTCTTTTGTCTATTTAATGTCAGAATGGACAAAACAGCAAG GTGAGATCCAGGGTGCCTACCAAATTAAAGTCACCACTACTGCATTGGCTTTATTACTATCATCTAGGCATGCTGAATTAGCAAAAATTAACGTACAAGGACATTTGGTTCAG TCTGCTGGGATCACCACCCGCTCAAAAGCTAAATTAACTCCAGATCAGTGGACTGTGGTGCCACTCCCTGCAAAG ATAATGGCGTTACTGGCAGATGCATTGGTTGAAATCCAAGAACAGGGAGCTGGTGATAATGAG CAGGATAGCGACTGGGAAGAAGTTGAGGCGGAGGATGGGGAACTTGACAAGGATTTGATGTATTCAGCTGGTGTTACATCATTTGGCAGACCCTCACATGAACATCTTGAAGCAATAGCAAAAACATTTGACAAG GATGAGGAGGACAGTTATGAAGATGATCAACTAAGTGCAGCCGATCCCCTTAACAAG ATTAATCTGGCAAACTATCTTGCGGAGTTTTTCGTAAACTTTTCCCAGAGCGAAAGACAAATGTTCGATCATCTTTTCCAG AATCTGACGCAGGATCAAAGGAATGCCATTCAAGCAATACGAACTCACGGAGGATGA